The Apium graveolens cultivar Ventura chromosome 11, ASM990537v1, whole genome shotgun sequence genome has a window encoding:
- the LOC141697240 gene encoding pentatricopeptide repeat-containing protein At3g18110, chloroplastic-like: MALTGVLATASMPLSRNLEVCKKYNTVVNCCLNDSALLDTSSVCNDQENSRKFSYSRASPSVRWPNLKITDTQLVKNHFEVDDDDLGIIGSEKSVKNEVLMENDDGFRNVSDEKQEVLGRPSKCKAKKMTKLALKRAKDWRQRVQFLTDRILNLRSEEFVADVLDDRKVQMTPTDFCFVVKWVGQVSWQRALEVYEWLNLRHWFSPNARMLATMLSVLGKANQEALAVEIFTRGEEGVGDTVQVYNAMMGVYARNGRFSKVQELLHLMRERGCEPDLVSFNTLINARLKSGSIEPNMARELLSEVRRSGLQPDIITYNTLISACSRGSNLEEAVEIYNDMLGSRCQPDLWTYNAMLSVYGRCGLSAEAEILFNDLESKGFYPDAVTYNSLLYAFAREGNVEKVKKICEEMVKKGFGEDEMTYNTIIHMYGQQGQHDLALQLYRDMKSVGREPDVVTYTVLIDSLGKANKITEAANVMSEMLNAGVKPTIRTYSALICGYAKAGMRLEAEDIFNCMLRSGIKPDHLAYSVMLDILFRSGETNKATMLYHDMVRDGFTPDVGLYEIMVRILGKENKVEDVQNMIKDMEELCDLNPQVIAYILVKGECYSYGDKMFRLAIRQGYDVNRDNLLPVLSLYCSSGRHLEAKELLEFLKEHAPESQQLVSEAMVVTLCMAHQPEAALDEYRKSMTFRLVDRSLIMYESLIKCCEEMDLLGEASQVLSDMRFVGLEPSTELCRQMALVYCRMGYPETAHHLVDQAEAKGIRINDMSIYAALIEAYGKAKLLQKAESVVGNLRQSASTVDRKVWNALIQAYAASGCYEKARAAFTTMMRDGPSPTVETINGLMQALIVDGRLNELYLLIQELQDMGFKISKSTIVLMLDAYAQAGDIFEVKKIYNGMKAAGYFPTMHLYRVMIILFSKGRRVRDVEAMIAEMGEVGFKPDIIIWNSLLRLYAGIEDYKKIAQVYQQIQEAGLKPDEDTYNTLIVMYCRDRRPEEGLSLMHEMRMLGLDPKLNTYKSLLSAFGKLQMLEQTEELFEMLQSGGYKLDRSFYHIMMKTYRNSGSHSKAENLLFTMKDAGIEPTIATMHLLMISYGSSGHPTEAEEVLKNLKSTGENLSTLPYTSVIDAYLKNEDYSIAVKKLLEMKGDGLEPDYRIWTCFVRAASLCQNTSEALTILSAIRDAGFEIPIKLLTENTESPVLEMDQFLEKIEAIEDNSAFNLVNALEDLLWAFNLRATASWVFQLAIKRNIYNHNVFRVAEKDWGADFRKLSAGAALVGLTLWLDHMQDASLDGFPESPKSVVLITGTAEYNQVSLNSTIKAFLWEMGSPFLPCKTRSGLLIAKAHSLRMWLKDSPFCFDLELKNALSLPEENSMQLIDGCYIRCGLVPAFKEITERLGLVRPKKFSRLALLSDEQRDKAIEADIVGRKEKLEKLSESGPTRNKNNRKHNKRPFINKDAVRF, from the exons ATGGCCTTAACAGGAGTGTTAGCTACAGCTTCTATGCCATTAAGCAGAAATTTAGAGGTATGTAAGAAGTATAATACTGTTGTTAATTGTTGTTTAAATGATTCTGCTTTGTTAGATACAAGTTCTGTATGTAATGAccaagaaaattcaagaaaatttAGCTATAGTAGAGCTTCTCCTTCTGTGAGATGGCCTAACTTAAAAATTACAGATACCCAATTGGTTAAGAATCATTTTGAGGTAGATGATGATGATTTAGGGATAATTGGTAGTGAAAAGAGTGTTAAAAATGAAGTCTTGATGGAAAATGATGATGGTTTTCGGAATGTGAGTGATGAGAAGCAAGAGGTTTTGGGTAGGCCTAGTAAGTGTAAAGCTAAGAAAATGACTAAATTGGCGCTTAAGAGGGCGAAAGATTGGCGACAGAGGGTTCAGTTTTTGACTGATAGGATTTTGAATTTGAGGTCTGAGGAGTTTGTTGCTGATGTTTTGGATGATAGGAAGGTGCAGATGACGCCGACTGATTTTTGTTTTGTGGTGAAATGGGTTGGTCAGGTGAGTTGGCAACGGGCGTTGGAGGTTTATGAGTGGTTGAATTTGCGGCATTGGTTTTCTCCGAATGCTAGAATGCTTGCGACTATGCTTTCTGTTCTTGGGAAGGCTAATCAGGAAGCGTTGGCTGTGGAGATTTTTACGAGGGGAGAGGAAGGGGTTGGTGATACTGTACAAGTTTATAATGCAATGATGGGTGTTTATGCTCGGAATGGTCGGTTTTCAAAGGTTCAAGAACTGCTTCATTTGATGCGGGAACGAGGTTGTGAGCCAGATCTTGTGAGTTTTAATACGTTGATTAATGCTCGTTTAAAATCAGGGTCTATTGAACCAAATATGGCACGTGAACTTTTAAGTGAAGTCAGGAGGTCAGGTCTTCAACCTGATATAATTACTTATAACACTCTAATTAGTGCTTGCTCTCGGGGATCTAATTTGGAGGAGGCAGTTGAGATATACAATGACATGTTAGGAAGTAGATGTCAACCTGATTTATGGACATATAATGCAATGCTTTCTGTTTATGGTAGATGTGGGCTGTCTGCAGAAGCTGAGATTCTATTTAACGACTTAGAGTCTAAGGGGTTTTACCCTGATGCTGTAACATATAATTCTTTGCTTTATGCTTTTGCAAGAGAAGGAAATGTTGAGAAGGTAAAGAAAATTTGCGAGGAGATGGTGAAAAAGGGCTTTGGAGAGGATGAGATGACTTACAATACCATCATTCACATGTATGGACAGCAGGGTCAGCATGATTTGGCATTGCAACTATACAGAGACATGAAATCTGTGGGGCGAGAACCTGATGTAGTTACATATACTGTTCTTATTGATTCTCTTGGAAAAGCTAATAAAATAACCGAGGCTGCAAATGTGATGTCAGAGATGCTAAATGCAGGTGTCAAACCCACCATACGAACTTACAGTGCTTTAATCTGTGGATATGCGAAGGCTGGGATGCGATTGGAGGCTGAAGATATCTTTAATTGCATGCTCCGTTCTGGAATTAAACCGGATCACTTAGCATATTCAGTAATGTTAGATATACTATTCAGGTCTGGTGAAACCAACAAGGCGACGATGTTATATCATGACATGGTTCGTGATGGATTCACCCCAGATGTTGGACTTTATGAAATTATGGTACGAATTCTCGGAAAAGAAAACAAAGTGGAGGATGTTCAGAACATGATCAAGGATATGGAAGAATTATGTGACCTGAACCCTCAAGTTATTGCCTATATTCTAGTCAAGGGGGAATGCTATAGTTATGGTGATAAAATGTTTAGATTGGCAATAAGGCAGGGTTATGATGTGAACCGTGATAACTTATTACCAGTGTTGAGTTTGTATTGCTCATCCGGACGGCACTTAGAAGCAAAGGAGTTGCTGGAATTTTTGAAAGAGCATGCGCCAGAATCCCAGCAATTGGTCAGTGAAGCTATGGTTGTCACTCTTTGTATGGCCCATCAGCCGGAGGCTGCTTTAGATGAATACCGTAAAAGCATGACATTTAGATTGGTTGACCGGAGTTTGATAATGTATGAATCCCTTATAAAATGTTGTGAGGAGATGGACCTACTTGGTGAAGCGTCTCAGGTTTTATCCGACATGAGATTTGTTGGACTGGAACCTTCAACAGAACTTTGCAGGCAAATGGCACTTGTGTATTGCAGAATGGGCTATCCAGAAACGGCTCACCATTTGGTTGACCAGGCTGAAGCAAAAGGCATTAGGATTAATGATATGTCAATATATGCTGCTCTAATTGAGGCTTATGGCAAGGCGAAGCTTCTGCAAAAAGCAGAGAGTGTTGTGGGGAATCTTAGACAGAGCGCTAGTACTGTGGATCGGAAGGTCTGGAATGCTTTAATCCAAGCTTATGCTGCAAGTGGCTGCTATGAGAAAGCAAGAGCTGCTTTCACTACGATGATGAGAGACGGTCCTTCCCCTACTGTCGAAACAATAAATGGTCTCATGCAAGCTTTGATTGTTGATGGGAGATTAAATGAATTATACCTACTAATTCAGGAATTGCAAGATATGGGGTTCAAAATTAGCAAGAGTACGATTGTTTTGATGCTTGATGCATATGCTCAAGCTGGTGACATATTTGAGGTTAAGAAAATATACAATGGAATGAAGGCGGCAGGGTATTTTCCTACCATGCACCTTTACAGAGTTATGATCATACTGTTCTCCAAGGGAAGGCGTGTAAGGGATGTAGAAGCAATGATTGCTGAGATGGGGGAAGTAGGTTTTAAGCCTGATATTATAATATGGAATTCTTTGCTTAGGTTGTATGCAGGCATTGAAGACTACAAGAAAATTGCTCAGGTATACCAGCAGATTCAAGAAGCTGGACTTAAACCAGATGAGGATACATACAATACTTTAATAGTGATGTACTGCAGAGATCGCAGACCAGAAGAAGGTCTGTCGCTGATGCATGAAATGAGAATGCTAGGTCTTGATCCTAAGTTAAACACCTACAAAAGCCTACTTTCTGCATTTGGTAAGCTACAAATGCTAGAGCAAACTGAGGAACTTTTTGAAATGTTACAATCAGGAGGATACAAGCTTGATCGTTCTTTTTATCATATAATGATGAAAACATATAGAAATTCTGGAAGCCATTCCAAAGCTGAAAACTTGCTGTTTACAATGAAAGACGCTGGAATCGAACCTACAATTGCAACAATGCATCTGCTAATGATCTCTTACGGAAGTTCAGGCCATCCAACTGAAGCTGAAGAAGTTCTCAAAAATTTGAAATCGACGGGTGAAAACCTTAGCACACTTCCATATACTTCAGTTATAGATGCTTACCTCAAGAATGAAGATTATAGTATCGCAGTGAAGAAGCTCTTGGAAATGAAGGGAGATGGTCTAGAGCCAGATTACAGGATATGGACTTGCTTTGTTAGGGCTGCTAGTTTGTGCCAGAATACAAGTGAAGCCCTGACTATCCTAAGTGCTATAAGAGATGCTGGATTTGAAATCCCAATCAA GCTTCTGACGGAGAATACAGAGTCACCGGTTCTAGAGATGGATCAATTTCTTGAGAAAATAGAAGCAATTGAAGACAACTCCGCATTTAATCTGGTGAACGCTTTGGAAGACTTATTGTGGGCATTTAATCTTCGTGCGACTGCTTCATGGGTTTTTCAACTGGCAATTAAGAGGAACATTTATAATCACAATGTTTTCAG GGTAGCTGAGAAGGACTGGGGGGCAGATTTTAGAAAGTTGTCCGCTGGTGCTGCTCTTGTTGGTCTCACTTTATGGCTTGACCACATGCAG GATGCTTCCTTAGACGGTTTTCCAGAGTCTCCAAAATCTGTTGTTCTGATTACAGGGACAGCAGAATACAACCAAGTTTCTTTAAACAGCACAATAAAAGCATTCCTTTGGGAAATGGGGTCCCCATTTTTGCCTTGTAAAACTCGCAGCGGGCTTCTTATTGCAAAGGCTCACTCTCTCAGAATGTGGTTGAAGGACTCCCCATTTTGTTTTGACCTTGAGTTGAAAAATGCTTTATCCCTTCCCGAAGAAAACTCGATGCAGCTTATTGACGGATGTTATATTAGGTGTGGCCTTGTTCCTGCTTTTAAGGAAATCACAGAAAGGCTTGGGTTAGTGAGGCCAAAGAAGTTCTCAAGATTGGCTTTGCTGTCAGATGAGCAAAGAGACAAAGCTATCGAAGCGGATATTGTGGGGAGAAAAGAAAAATTAGAAAAACTGAGTGAATCTGGCCCAACGAGGAATAAAAACAACAGAAAGCACAATAAAAGACCATTTATCAATAAGGATGCTGTGAGATTCTGA
- the LOC141697759 gene encoding short-chain dehydrogenase TIC 32 B, chloroplastic-like: protein MLDTVKYLLGWKGPSGYGSKSTADHVTSTVDLRSSTAIITGATSGIGAETARVLAKRGARLVLPARNKKAAEETKARIQSEFPGAEVLIMQLDLSSLSSVRNFVREFESLDLPLNLLINNAGKFSHNHGVSEDGIEMTFATNFLGHFLLTKLLLEKMIETAKTTGKEGRIVNVTSGIHGWFSGDLIPYLGHITRNKSEYDATCAYAISKLANILHTKELANRLQGMEANVSVNCVHPGIVRTRLTRDREGFLTDLVFFLTSKLLKTIPQAAATTCYVATHARMNGISGKYFADCNEASPSKLATSSTEAARLWSASEAMVTSPDPKLD, encoded by the exons ATGCTCGACACTGTCAAATACCTTCTAGGCTGGAAAGGTCCTTCCGGTTATGGCTCCAAATCCACCGCCGATCACGTCACTTCCACCGTCGATCTCCGCTCTTCCACCGCCATCATCACTG GAGCTACATCTGGTATTGGAGCTGAGACGGCGCGTGTGTTAGCCAAAAGAGGAGCGAGGCTTGTGCTACCGGCTAGGAACAAGAAAGCGGCGGAGGAAACAAAGGCTCGTATTCAATCGGAGTTTCCCGGTGCTGAGGTTTTGATTATGCAGCTTGATCTTAGTTCTCTCAGTTCTGTCCGAAACTTTGTCAGGGAGTTTGAGTCTCTCGATTTGCCTCTCAATCTTCTCAT AAATAACGCTGGGAAATTCTCACATAACCATGGTGTTTCTGAGGATGGAATTGAAATGACGTTTGCTACTAACTTCTTAG GTCATTTTCTGTTGACAAAACTATTGTTGGAGAAGATGATCGAAACAGCGAAAACAACCGGAAAGGAAGGACGAATAGTGAACGTGACATCAGGTATTCACGGCTGGTTCTCCGGTGACTTGATACCTTATCTGGGACACATTACTCGAAACAAAAG TGAGTATGATGCGACATGTGCTTATGCTATCTCGAAGCTCGCTAACATTCTGCACACCAAGGAGCTTGCTAACAGACTCCAG GGAATGGAAGCAAATGTAAGTGTGAATTGTGTTCATCCAGGAATAGTGAGAACTAGGCTCACTAGAGATCGTGAAGGCTTCCTCACTG ATCTTGTGTTCTTTCTGACATCAAAGCTCTTGAAGACCATACCTCAG GCTGCTGCAACAACTTGCTACGTGGCTACGCATGCAAGAATGAATGGCATTAGTGGGAAATACTTTGCAGACTGTAACGAAGCTTCCCCGTCCAAGTTAGCTACCAGCTCCACTGAAGCTGCAAGGTTATGGTCTGCCTCTGAGGCCATGGTGACTTCCCCGGACCCGAAACTCGATTAA